The DNA segment ACGATCTCAAAGTTAATCGCCCCATCCCCCACAACCCGCCCCATACCCACGGTTTGGGTACCACACTTAATTTGCACGCCGTATAAACTCTTTGGCAGCGCCTTGACGACGCCCGCCAAAGGTCGAGGACTTAGGCCCGAAATCTGCCGTAAACGGATAAAATCTTCAACCGACGCCACTTGCTCTATCACTTGGTACATAGTTCATTACTCAACAGTCTGATGACTCAAGGATTTCAATATTAAGGCCCTCTTCTTCCGTGGGCGCTTGAAAGAAACTGCTCACATGCCAGTACACGGCTTCGGTATCGAACTGGGCGCGTTCTGGCTCTGCTTGGCGGCGCAGGGCAAGGCGACTCAGACATAACTCATCGCTGTGCTTTAGATAAATCAGTCGATGGGCCACCCCCGTATCGAGACTCAAGCCCAGCAACCAACGCCTTTGATTGAGGGTATTAGCAGGAAAATCCATGACCACAGTTAATCCGGCCTGCAGCAGTGCCTCAATGTGGCGCTTCAGTAGCGGCTTTAGGCGAGCGGCGTAATGAATATAGGCATCAAAGTCTTTAATTTCATTTGGATATAAAGTCGCTAGCCATTCATCTTCACTGATGAGCACGCAGTGTTCACCCTTGGCCAGTTCACGAGCCAAGGTCGATTTCCCCGCGCCCATCTTGCCGCACAGCAGCACGAGTGTGCCCTTATTACTGATTTCTGAATTGGCGCCTGAACTGATATCTACACTGACATTGATTGGTGTCGACATCTTTATCCCCTTACCTACATTCCCTGCTGCAATAGACGATTAACGCACTTTAGTAACACGCTTTAGTTACACGCTTTAGCTAACGCGCTTTATCCAAGGCATCACATACGGCTTTTACTCCGAGTAACGCT comes from the Shewanella mangrovisoli genome and includes:
- a CDS encoding AAA family ATPase; the encoded protein is MSTPINVSVDISSGANSEISNKGTLVLLCGKMGAGKSTLARELAKGEHCVLISEDEWLATLYPNEIKDFDAYIHYAARLKPLLKRHIEALLQAGLTVVMDFPANTLNQRRWLLGLSLDTGVAHRLIYLKHSDELCLSRLALRRQAEPERAQFDTEAVYWHVSSFFQAPTEEEGLNIEILESSDC
- a CDS encoding GNAT family N-acetyltransferase, whose protein sequence is MYQVIEQVASVEDFIRLRQISGLSPRPLAGVVKALPKSLYGVQIKCGTQTVGMGRVVGDGAINFEIVDVAVDPEHQGKGLGRLIMQHIMAYLDREAFTGAYITLMADVPELYEKFGFKFSRPASEGMYLVK